A single genomic interval of Mustela nigripes isolate SB6536 chromosome 7, MUSNIG.SB6536, whole genome shotgun sequence harbors:
- the SOX12 gene encoding transcription factor SOX-12 produces MVQQRGARAKRDGGPPPPGPGPAEEGAREPGWCKTPSGHIKRPMNAFMVWSQHERRKIMDQWPDMHNAEISKRLGRRWQLLQDSEKIPFVREAERLRLKHMADYPDYKYRPRKKSKGAPAKARPRPPGGGGGGGGGSRLKPGPQLPGRGGRRAAGGPLGGSAAAPEDDDEDDDEELLEVRLVETPGRELWRMVPAGRAARGPAERAQGPSGEGVAVTTASPTPSEDEEPEEEEEEAAAAEEGEEETVASGEEPLGFLSRLPPGPAGLDCSALDRDPDLPPPSGTSHFEFPDYCTPEVTEMIAGDWRPSSIADLVFTY; encoded by the coding sequence ATGGTGCAGCAACGGGGCGCGAGGGCCAAGCGGGACGGCGGGCCGCCGCCCCCGGGGCCCGGGCCGGCCGAGGAGGGGGCGCGCGAGCCCGGCTGGTGCAAGACGCCGAGCGGCCACATTAAGAGACCGATGAACGCGTTCATGGTGTGGTCGCAGCACGAGCGGCGGAAGATCATGGACCAGTGGCCCGACATGCACAACGCCGAGATCTCCAAGCGCCTGGGCCGCCGCTGGCAGCTGCTGCAGGACTCGGAGAAGATCCCGTTTGTGCGGGAGGCGGAGCGGCTGCGCCTCAAGCACATGGCGGATTACCCGGACTACAAGTACCGGCCGCGCAAAAAGAGCAAGGGGGCGCCCGCCAAggcgcggccccgcccccccggcggtggtggtggtggcggtggcggcAGCAGGCTCAAGCCCGGGCCGCAGCTGCCTGGCCGCGGGGGCCGCCGAGCAGCGGGCGGGCCTTTGGGGGGCAGCGCGGCGGCGCCCGAGGACGACGACGAGGACGACGACGAGGAGCTGCTGGAAGTGCGCCTGGTCGAGACCCCCGGGAGGGAGCTGTGGAGGATGGTCCCGGCGGGGCGGGCTGCCCGGGGACCAGCGGAGCGCGCCCAGGGGCCGTCGGGCGAGGGGGTGGCTGTCACCACCGCCTCCCCCACTCCGTCGGAGGACGAGGAGccggaggaagaggaggaggaggcggcggcggcggaggaaGGCGAAGAGGAGACGGTGGCGTCGGGGGAGGAGCCGCTGGGCTTTCTGTCCAGACTGCCCCCCGGCCCCGCCGGCCTGGACTGCAGCGCCCTGGACCGCGACCCGGACCTGCCGCCCCCCTCGGGCACGTCGCATTTCGAGTTCCCGGACTACTGCACCCCCGAGGTTACCGAGATGATCGCGGGGGATTGGCGCCCGTCTAGCATCGCCGACCTGGTTTTCACCTACTGA
- the ZCCHC3 gene encoding zinc finger CCHC domain-containing protein 3 translates to MATGGGAEEERKRGRPQLLPPARPAARGEEPEGGREKMGWAQVVKNLAEKKGEFRESRPPRREEEGGSGVGGGLGAPAGLAAPGLGDFPPAGRGDPKGRRRDPAGEAADPRKKKGAAEPGRRKKAEAAAAMASPARPGAAEDAAERSAQDEQAVAAGPAAGPGKGRFLVRICFQGDEGACPTRDFVVGALILRSIGMDPSDIFAVIQIPGSREFDVSFRSAEKLALFLRVYEEKREQEDCWENFVVLGRSKSSLKTLFILFRNETVDVEDIVTWLKRHCDVLAVPVKVTDRFGIWTGEYKCEIELRQGEGGVRHLPGAFFLGAERGYSWYKGQPKTCFKCGSRTHMSGSCTQDRCFRCGEEGHLSPYCRKGIVCNLCGKRGHAFAQCPKAVHNSVAAQLTGVAGH, encoded by the coding sequence ATGGCCACCGGCGGCGGCgcggaggaggagaggaagcGGGGGCGGCCGCAGCTCCTGCCCCCCGCGCGGCCCGCGGCTCGCGGCGAGGAACCCGAGGGCGGCCGCGAGAAGATGGGCTGGGCCCAGGTGGTAAAGAACCTGGCCGAGAAGAAGGGCGAGTTCCGCGAGTCGCGGCCGCCGcggcgggaggaggagggaggcagcgGCGTGGGCGGCGGGCTCGGCGCCCCCGCGGGCCTGGCGGCGCCGGGCCTCGGCGACTTCCCCCCGGCCGGCCGTGGGGATCCGAAGGGTCGGCGGAGAGACCCGGCCGGCGAGGCGGCGGACCCCCGCAAGAAGAAGGGTGCAGCCGAGCCGGGCCGGAGAAAGAAggccgaggcggcggcggccaTGGCGAGCCCGGCCAGGCCTGGCGCGGCCGAGGACGCGGCGGAGCGGTCCGCTCAGGACGAGCAGGCGGTGGCGGCGGGCCCCGCGGCGGGCCCGGGTAAGGGGCGCTTCCTGGTGCGCATCTGTTTCCAGGGAGACGAGGGCGCCTGCCCGACCCGGGACTTCGTTGTGGGCGCGCTCATCCTACGCTCCATCGGCATGGACCCGAGCGACATCTTCGCGGTCATCCAGATCCCTGGCAGCCGCGAGTTCGACGTGAGCTTCCGCTCGGCGGAGAAGCTGGCCCTGTTCCTACGCGTCTACGAGGAGAAGCGCGAGCAGGAGGACTGCTGGGAGAACTTTGTGGTGCTGGGGCGGAGCAAGTCCAGCTTGAAGACGCTCTTCATCCTCTTCCGGAACGAGACGGTGGACGTGGAAGACATCGTGACCTGGCTCAAGCGCCACTGCGATGTGCTGGCCGTGCCCGTGAAAGTGACCGACAGGTTTGGGATCTGGACCGGGGAGTACAAGTGTGAGATCGAGCTGCGCCAAGGGGAGGGCGGGGTTAGGCACCTGCCGGGGGCCTTCTTCCTGGGGGCCGAGAGGGGCTACAGCTGGTACAAGGGGCAGCCCAAGACGTGCTTTAAATGTGGTTCCCGGACCCACATGAGCGGCAGCTGCACGCAGGACAGGTGCTtcaggtgtggggaggagggacaccTGAGCCCTTACTGTCGGAAGGGCATCGTGTGTAACCTCTGTGGCAAGCGAGGACACGCCTTTGCCCAGTGTCCCAAAGCAGTTCACAATTCCGTGGCAGCTCAGCTAACCGGGGTGGCTGGACACTGA